The proteins below come from a single Stomoxys calcitrans chromosome 1, idStoCalc2.1, whole genome shotgun sequence genomic window:
- the LOC131998564 gene encoding uncharacterized protein LOC131998564 yields the protein MYSLIRTTNQHLLVVESKSISGNGTRSVIFQKGGKRHVGLVVCKSNNYNFINERKHQEEKGHLQKTKPLSTKSINEGGRPSNEEESRLNKDESTISKITPDIETKIEKLYTSKEDNGRPNNERESHSTKKENFPTKHVPTNNIKAPQTQVKCRVNQDKSSLNVVMIAADITKVVKQSDTPVLISPPTSKNCLPPSKSSCNKKPHRHRTQDKCSNIGMIAADFAKVGEPFLQDNLSTINTAQKLDLCSSPKEDPPGITNTLGLFQNSLVIPSIPKTHLPPKPSTSSTNINSRSTSSIYLDSQDKSGLDITLISTDTKKINSAIRFPINQDDLSTYDTIPKPECNLSLEKIMRTEEDPPGITNTLGLVQNFKLCSSREKYLNIREDPSVIIPPVPESHLTPKPSTSSSNINSRSTSSIYLDSQDKSGLDISLISTDTKKGNAAIRFPINQDGLSTYDTIPKPKCNLSLEKIMRTEEDPPGITNTSGSVQDVHLNNREDHLVNVSSTQPCLTTSTSSSNINFNSTFLYEGISQEKCSLVDVSLITADTSKCNTSVETSLNQENTSTSQYVPDTDISSALEQSTQIIEEPLNINLVTVPLTGKVKKKHYCKFCGSLQTQIGRHLLLKHKSESEIKTASRLPAKSSARMKILEKLRKEGDFVHNTSKSINTGILIVPRNAQKKYKKKAIDMVCCSICKGFFSKLSFRTHRRICSKFNKVRRKSTITAGKELTQFYHPAASPVLRTKILPVLKDDAVTDSIRFDELIIKYGTKLAHKYTSPHNYEMIRAQLRYLGRFKIEAKVLDNEITEFKDVFRPQKHDLCIEAIKKVASWNEQWQWYDHPQVAITLSSLIKKCAYTLQAEFVKEQLEENKKNVSDFILLWEEEAPTMINRKAFEDQNNQKRVKKIVLPTKEDIQKLYNHLKNLMVGYMSKLTHFDMHNYIELTKCTLVLVQIFNRRRAGEVERIQIANYTNKEIITERTEKELLSNLSNDSIHFAKQYARLALRGKLGRTVPVLLSPLVVKAIDIILKYRKKAGITDKNPFLFANPSKSTCQYFRACTLMREFSIECGAEMPESLRGTKLRKHIATHMSMINAEEASIDKLANFMGHHKDIHKNVYRATIPAAEVNCVSQILMAAIGINDGGDESDEECGGDNIDNRNGGGNVDDAVNVDDGVNVNDGGNVSDGRNVGDGGNVGDGGNRGDQDNQSHGGESCDQSDQDEEEDPTCNAKKKRRSSKC from the exons ATGTATTCATTGATAAGAACCACCAACCAACATTTGTTGGTGGttgaatcgaaaagcatttCTGGAAATGGAACCAGAAGTGTTATATTCCAAAAAGGGGGAAAAAGGCACGTTGGACTTGTTGTATGCAAATCTA ATAATTACAATTTTATAAATGAAAGAAAACATCAGGAAGAAAAGG gCCACTTACAAAAAACAAAGCCGCTAAGCACTAAATCAATCAATGAGGGAGGTCGCCCATCTAACGAGGAAGAAAGTCGTCTAAACAAAGACGAAAGCACAATTTCCAAAATTACACCTGACATTGAAACTAAAATCG AAAAATTATACACATCAAAAGAGGATAATGGTCGACCAAACAATGAAAGAGAAAGCCATTCAActaagaaagaaaattttccaaccaAACACGTCCCAACAAATAACATAAAAGCACCGCAAACTCAAGTTAAGTGCA GGGTTAACCAAGACAAATCTAGTCTGAATGTCGTCATGATCGCTGCTGATATTACAAAAGTTGTAAAACAATCAGATACTCCAGTTTTAATTTCACCACCAACATCAAAAAACTGCTTACCTCCATCAAAGTCATCCTGCAATAAAAAACCACACCGTCATCGAACTCAGGACAAATGCAGTAATATTGGCATGATTGCGGCAGATTTTGCAAAAGTAGGAGAGCCTTTCCTCCAGGACAATTTGTCTACTATAAACACTGCTCAGAAACTAGACCTATGTTCGTCGCCTAAAGAAGATCCTCCAGGTATAACAAATACTTTAGGATTGTTTCAGAACTCTCTTGTTATACCTTCAATACCTAAAACCCACTTGCCTCCGAAACCATCAACGTCCTCCACCAATATAAACTCAAGATCGACGAGTTCAATTTACTTGGATTCCCAGGACAAATCTGGATTGGATATTACCTTAATTTCTACAGAtactaaaaaaatcaattctGCTATTAGATTTCCAATAAACCAAGATGATTTATCTACTTATGACACTATTCCGAAACCAGAATGTAATTTATCTCTTGAGAAAATCATGCGCACTGAAGAGGATCCTCCAGGCATTACAAATACCTTAGGATTGGTTCAGAACTTCAAGCTATGCTCGTCAAGAGAGAAGTACCTGAACATTAGAGAGGATCCTTCAGTTATTATACCTCCAGTACCTGAAAGCCACTTAACTCCTAAACCATCAACGTCCTCTTCCAATATAAACTCAAGATCGACGAGTTCAATTTACTTGGATTCCCAGGACAAATCTGGATTGGATATTAGCTTAATTTCCACAGATACTAAAAAAGGCAATGCCGCTATTAGATTTCCAATAAACCAAGATGGTTTATCTACTTATGACACTATTCCGAAACCAAAATGTAATTTATCTCTTGAGAAAATCATGCGCACTGAAGAGGATCCTCCAGGCATTACAAATACCTCAGGGTCTGTTCAGGACGTCCACCTGAACAATAGGGAGGATCATCTTGTTAATGTGTCATCAACTCAGCCATGTTTAACGACATCAACGTCTTCCTCCAACATAAATTTCAACTCGACGTTTTTGTACGAAGGGATTTCTCAAGAAAAATGTAGTTTGGTGGATGTTAGCTTAATTACTGCAGATACTTCTAAATGCAATACAAGCGTTGAAACCTCATTGAACCAAGAAAATACGTCTActtcacaatacgttccagaCACCGATATAAGCTCGGCATTAGAGCAAAGCACACAAATTATAGAGGAACCTCTTAATATAAATCTGGTCACGGTTCCCCTTACAGGCAAAGTGAAGAAAaagcattattgcaaattttgcggttcattgcaaactcaaattggaaGGCATTTGCTTTTGAAACATAAGTCCGAGAGTGAAATAAAAACTGCGAGCAGGCTGCCTGCAAAGAGTAGTGCTCGAATGAAAATCTTGGAAAAGTTGAGGAAAGAAGGGGATTTTGTGCACAATACAAGTAAATCCATAAACACCGGCATATTAATTGTGCCAAGAAATGcacaaaaaaagtataaaaaaaaagctaTTGATATGGTTTGTTGCTCCATTTGCAAaggttttttttcgaaattgagTTTTCGAACACACCGGAGAATCTGCAGCAAATTCAACAAGGTTAGAAGGAAATCAACTATAACGGCGGGCAAAGAGCTAACTCAATTTTACCATCCAGCGGCCAGTCCAGTCCTAAGAACAAAGATTTTACCGGTTCTTAAAGACGACGCAGTAACAGATTCCATAAGGTTCGATGAACTTATCATTAAATATGGAACAAAGTTGGCACATAAGTACACATCCCCCCACAATTATGAAATGATTCGTGCGCAGTTGAGGTATTTAGGCAGGTTTAAGATTGAGGCTAAAGTATTAGACAATGAAATCACTGAATTTAAAGACGTTTTTAGACCCCAAAAACATGATTTGTGCATAGAAGCTATAAAAAAGGTGGCAAGTTGGAATGAACAATGGCAATGGTATGACCATCCACAAGTGGCCATAACACTTTCATCGTTAATTAAAAAATGTGCGTACACACTGCAAGCAGAATTTGTCAAAGAACAGTTGGAGGAGAATAAAAAAAACGTCAGTGATTTTATCTTATTATGGGAAGAGGAGGCGCCCACGATGATAAATAGAAAAGCCTTTGAAGATCAAAATAATCAAAAGCgcgtaaaaaaaattgtcttaccAACAAAAGAAGATATTCAAAAATTGTATAATCATCTGAAAAATCTAATGGTCGGATACATGTCGAAATTGACACACTTCGATATGCACAATTACATTGAATTAACTAAATGTACTTTAGTGCTTGTACAAATATTTAACAGAAGAAGGGCTGGAGAGGTTGAGCGTATCCAAATTGCTAATTATACCAATAAAGAAATTATTACAGAGAGAACGGAAAAAGAGCTTCTAAGCAATTTATCTAATGATTCTATACATTTTGCTAAACAATATGCGCGACTAGCTCTAAGAGGTAAACTCGGCAGAACAGTGCCGGTTCTTCTCAGCCCATTAGTCGTGAAGGCAATCGATATCATATTAAAATACCGTAAAAAAGCAGGGATAACTGATAAAAATCCGTTCTTATTCGCAAACCCTTCTAAATCTACATGCCAATACTTTCGAGCATGTACTTTGATGAGAGAATTCTCTATTGAATGCGGGGCAGAAATGCCAGAAAGTCTTCGTGGAACCAAATTGCGCAAACACATCGCAACACATATGTCTATGATCAACGCAGAAGAAGCCTCCATTGACAAGTTGGCTAATTTTATGGGACACCATAAAGACATACACAAGAATGTATATCGCGCAACAATTCCAGCAGCTGAAGTTAACTGCGTATCACAAATTCTGATGGCGGCAATAGGAATTAATGATGGCGGTGATGAAAGCGATGAGGAATGCGGTGGAGATAATATAGACAATAGAAATGGTGGTGGTAATGTTGATGATGCAGTTAATGTTGATGATGGAGTTAATGTTAATGATGGAGGTAATGTTAGTGATGGCAGAAATGTTGGTGATGGAGGAAATGTTGGTGATGGAGGTAATAGAGGTGACCAAGACAATCAAAGCCATGGAGGAGAATCATGCGATCAAAGCGATCAGGATGAGGAAGAAGATCCGACTTGCAATGCaaagaagaaaagaagaagTAGTAAGTGTTaa